One part of the Musa acuminata AAA Group cultivar baxijiao chromosome BXJ1-5, Cavendish_Baxijiao_AAA, whole genome shotgun sequence genome encodes these proteins:
- the LOC103983750 gene encoding probable E3 ubiquitin-protein ligase ARI2 yields the protein MDDDDYYFDESDGDYGGSSYSLEECHGDDLNDILVEEPIEKIWTTASVISAESLLAAQKEVLQNVMSLLLINEQQARSLLIYYRWNVQKVYDSFERKGKEPLFQEAGVVISDDRDLDILGSSTAVITCNVCFEDVAVLDATKMDCGHLFCNDCWTQNFIIRIKDGERTIRCMDTKCNAICDDVIIRNLVSRKDPCLAERFERFLLESYVEDNDNIKWCPSNPHCGNAIRVDGSNVFEVECICGFQFCFNCSLEAHSPCSCQMWKLWVQKCGDESGNTDWIMVNTKPCPKCNKLVEKNGGCNLVRCRCDQHFCWLCGGACGAEHTWSTITGHTCNSFTREKEMSFLAVKQRLQRYMHYYNRYMTHADSLKKENTLNENIQRKISESENNNSMIKDYSWVLEGSRQLLRSRRVLKYTYPLAFYVFGDELFKDKMTPEEKEIKQHLFEDLQQQLETNVERLSMYIEKDFYDFNDEQVIELKYQVVNLNRVVNKFCGQMYKYIEDDLLEPMKHAVHRIAPYSSGGPNMLLQPSSSSSSGNSGDS from the exons ATGGACGACGACGACTACTACTTCGATGAGAGCGATGGCGACTACGGCGGGAGCTCTTACTCCCTCGAGGAGTGTCACGGTGATGATCTCAATGATATCCTGGTGGAAGAGCCCATCGAAAAGATCTGGACCACTGCCTCG GTCATCTCAGCGGAGTCTCTTCTGGCCGCACAG AAGGAAGTTCTGCAGAACGTGATGAGCTTGTTGCTCATAAACGAGCAGCAGGCCAGGTCGTTGCTCATCTATTACCGGTGGAATGTGCAGAAGGTGTACGACTCTTTTGAACGGAAGGGCAAAGAACCGTTGTTCCAGGAAGCAGGGGTGGTCATTTCGGACGACAGAGACCTTGACATCTTGGGGTCGTCGACCGCCGTAATCACCTGTAACGTCTGTTTCGAAGATGTCGCCGTCCTCGATGCCACAAAGATGGACTGCGGACACTTGTTTTGTAACGACT GTTGGACACAGAATTTTATCATCAGGATAAAAGATGGGGAAAGGACCATTAGGTGCATGGACACAAAATGCAATGCTATTTGTGATGATGTCATTATTCGTAATCTAGTAAGCCGAAAGGACCCATGTCTTGCCGAACGCTTCGAGAGATTTCTTCTTGAATCTTATGTGGAAGATAATGACAACATCAAATGGTGCCCCAGTAATCCACACTGTGGAAATGCAATACGAGTCGATGGAAGTAATGTTTTTGAGGTTGAGTGCATATGTGGGTtccagttttgttttaattgctcGCTTGAAGCACACTCACCATGTTCGTGCCAGATGTGGAAACTTTGGGTCCAGAAATGCGGTGACGAATCAGGGAATACAGACTGGATCATGGTTAACACGAAGCCCTGCCCCAAGTGCAACAAGCTCGTTGAAAAGAATGGTGGCTGTAACTTGGTCAGATGTAGATGTGACCAACATTTCTG TTGGTTATGTGGTGGTGCTTGTGGGGCAGAACATACGTGGAGCACAATAACTGGCCATACTTGTAACAGTTTTACACGAGAAAAAGAAATGAGTTTTTTGGCTGTGAAGCAAAGACTACAACGGTACATGCATTATTACAATCGATATATGACTCATGCGGATTCATTAAAGAAGGAAAATACTCTTAACGAAAATATCCAAAGAAAAATATCTGAATCAGAAAACAATAACTCTATGATCAAAGATTACAGCTGGGTGCTGGAGGGATCACGACAACTCCTCAGGTCAAGACGTGTCCTTAAATACACATATCCATTGGCATTCTACGTATTTGGGGACGAACTTTTTAAGGATAAGATGACACCGGAGGAGAAGGAAATAAAGCAGCATCTATTTGAAGACCTGCAACAGCAGCTAGAAACCAATGTGGAGAGGCTCTCTATGTACATAGAGAAGGATTTTTATGATTTCAATGATGAGCAGGTTATCGAACTAAAGTATCAAGTTGTCAATTTGAATAGGGTCGTGAATAAATTTTGTGGTCAGAT GTACAAATATATCGAAGATGACTTGCTTGAACCCATGAAACATGCTGTTCACCGCATTGCTCCTTACAGTTCTGGTGGTCCCAATATGTTGTTGcaaccctcttcttcttcttcttctgggaaTTCTGGAGATAGCTAG
- the LOC103983581 gene encoding probable calcium-binding protein CML41 translates to MASVVMSKAARWFSPKRSKLSLPADAPPAPGGRDRMEVLWEVFRHFDQDRDGRISCNELRASFVSIGEEMPVAAAEAAIADLDSDGDRLLDFEDFVRLMEERGGGKAAEEGEEEELRKAFEMFEAVKGSGRITPRGLQRMLSRLGDERSMEECKAMIRAYDLDGDGELDFHEFHQMMN, encoded by the coding sequence ATGGCCAGCGTGGTCATGTCCAAAGCAGCCAGATGGTTCTCCCCCAAACGATCCAAGCTGAGCCTCCCCGCGGATGCGCCGCCCGCTCCCGGGGGAAGAGATAGGATGGAGGTCCTGTGGGAGGTGTTTCGGCACTTCGATCAGGACAGAGATGGGAGGATCTCCTGCAACGAGCTCAGGGCCTCCTTCGTGTCGATAGGGGAGGAGATGCCGGTGGCGGCGGCAGAGGCGGCCATCGCGGACCTTGACTCGGACGGGGACCGGTTGTTGGACTTCGAAGACTTCGTGAGGTTGATGGAGGAGAGGGGGGGAGGGAAGGcggcggaggagggggaggaggaggagctgagGAAGGCGTTCGAGATGTTTGAGGCGGTGAAGGGGTCGGGGAGGATCACGCCGCGGGGGTTGCAGCGGATGCTGAGCCGGCTGGGGGACGAGAGGTCGATGGAGGAGTGCAAGGCCATGATCCGAGCCTACGACCTCGACGGAGACGGCGAACTCGACTTCCATGAGTTCCACCAGATGATGAACTAG
- the LOC135674890 gene encoding protein DETOXIFICATION 33-like: MGRLLSKIREESKQTWSLAGPAILTGTFQFSIATVTAAFVGRLGALQLSAVSVAQGVIAGFAYGAMLGMGSALETLCGQAVGAGQFHMLGIYMQRSWVISAATAMVLTPLYVFATPILRLLHQSKDISEVAGKYCGWIVPQLYAYAVNFPLQKFFQSQSKVWVVTLVSGAVLGIHALLNWVFVSKLGHGLLGAAMVENVSWWLINLAQMIYLLAGFFPESWRGFSLSAFQNLGAFGKLSLASAIMLCLELWYYTAVVILVGCLKNPEIAVGAISICMNYEAWTLMVALGFNAAVSVRVSNELGANHPKAAKFSVVIAVATSVLIGIFFTAVVLISRKRLAELFTDVPELIRETSKLGYLLGATILLNSIQPVLSGVSIGAGWQTLVAFVNTACYYLFGLPIGAVLGFKLELDELGIWTGMLIGTAAQTGVLLLITARTKWQKEAMQAEERVRTWGGGGIEPRVPTQ, encoded by the exons ATGGGCAGGCTGCTCTCCAAGATCCGGGAGGAGTCGAAGCAGACATGGAGCCTGGCGGGGCCGGCGATACTCACGGGGACGTTCCAGTTCTCCATCGCCACGGTCACGGCCGCCTTCGTCGGCCGCCTGGGCGCCCTTCAGCTTTCCGCGGTCTCCGTCGCTCAGGGCGTCATCGCTGGCTTCGCCTACGGTGCCATG CTGGGCATGGGAAGTGCCTTGGAGACTCTCTGCGGTCAGGCTGTCGGTGCCGGGCAATTTCATATGCTGGGAATTTACATGCAGAGATCGTGGGTCATCTCAGCGGCAACGGCGATGGTTCTGACACCACTTTATGTGTTTGCCACACCCATCTTGAGGCTATTGCATCAGTCCAAAGACATCTCAGAAGTAGCCGGCAAATACTGTGGATGGATCGTACCTCAGCTATACGCTTATGCAGTGAATTTTCCTCTGCAGAAGTTCTTCCAATCACAGAGCAAGGTCTGGGTCGTAACGCTAGTTTCCGGGGCAGTTCTCGGCATCCATGCCTTGCTGAACTGGGTTTTCGTATCCAAACTTGGTCATGGATTGCTGGGTGCTGCGATGGTCGAGAACGTCTCATGGTGGCTCATAAACTTGGCTCAGATGATCTATCTATTGGCTGGCTTCTTCCCGGAATCATGGAGAGGATTCTCGCTATCGGCATTCCAAAACCTGGGTGCCTTTGGAAAACTTTCGCTTGCGTCGGCTATAATGCTGTG TTTGGAGCTCTGGTATTACACTGCAGTGGTCATCTTGGTGGGTTGCTTAAAGAATCCAGAGATCGCGGTTGGTGCTATTTCTATCTG CATGAACTATGAAGCATGGACTTTGATGGTTGCTCTGGGTTTCAATGCCGCAGTGA GTGTGCGAGTATCGAACGAACTCGGAGCGAATCATCCGAAAGCAGCAAAGTTCTCTGTAGTCATCGCCGTTGCCACATCGGTCTTGATTGGGATCTTCTTTACGGCGGTAGTTCTCATCTCCCGGAAGCGACTGGCGGAGCTGTTCACGGATGTCCCTGAGTTGATCAGGGAGACATCCAAGCTAGGATATCTTCTCGGTGCCACGATTCTTCTGAACAGCATTCAACCTGTGCTCTCAG GAGTGTCGATAGGAGCAGGTTGGCAAACCCTGGTTGCCTTCGTGAACACAGCGTGCTATTACCTTTTCGGATTGCCTATCGGTGCTGTTCTTGGATTCAAGCTTGAGCTCGATGAACTG GGCATCTGGACTGGGATGTTGATCGGGACGGCGGCGCAGACCGGTGTTCTGCTGCTGATCACAGCCAGAACTAAATGGCAGAAAGAG GCCATGCAGGCAGAAGAGCGAGTGAGGACGTGGGGAGGAGGAGGAATTGAGCCTCGAGTCCCTACGCAATGA